In Acidimicrobiales bacterium, one DNA window encodes the following:
- a CDS encoding winged helix-turn-helix domain-containing protein: MDVVLVRWPDERDRREQLRRSGQPRLLVLDDSAPPPTELDLLEDWIRLPADDSDVAARVASLEQRAGEHHGEVPSLDEDGVLRANHRWVALPPVEARLTSALLERYGAVVSREALARAGWPDGAPGRNALDVHVLRLRRRVDPLGLVIRTVRSRGYVLETPPPSHQIPFRKG; the protein is encoded by the coding sequence ATGGACGTCGTACTCGTGCGGTGGCCCGACGAACGTGATCGTCGGGAACAGCTCCGTCGATCTGGGCAGCCTCGGCTGCTGGTGCTCGACGACAGCGCACCGCCACCAACCGAGCTCGATCTGCTCGAGGACTGGATCCGCCTTCCGGCCGACGACAGCGATGTCGCCGCCCGGGTGGCGTCGCTCGAGCAGCGGGCGGGAGAGCACCACGGCGAGGTGCCGTCGCTCGACGAGGACGGCGTCCTGCGGGCCAACCACCGGTGGGTGGCACTGCCACCGGTCGAGGCCCGGCTCACCAGCGCGCTGCTGGAGCGCTACGGAGCCGTCGTCAGCCGCGAGGCGCTCGCCCGAGCCGGATGGCCGGACGGGGCACCGGGGCGCAACGCCCTCGACGTGCACGTCCTTCGCCTCCGCCGTCGGGTGGACCCCCTGGGACTGGTGATCCGGACCGTGCGGTCGCGGGGATATGTGCTCGAGACCCCACCCCCGAGCCATCAGATTCCGTTCAGGAAGGGGTGA
- a CDS encoding heterodisulfide reductase-related iron-sulfur binding cluster → MSTATDTSPEETAKRRIRPHQIVIGIGVAIAAVTVLSGIASVVFDFSDDSEIQRQVFINVPDGVKLAFYTLVPVLLVYGAVLFSQRTKNWERGAPDKRATTKANIGQRLKDFRAGVYMQTLLRDPAAGIMHSLIYFSFLVLLAVTATLEINYQAPDSLKFLHGTVYQAYSFVGDAAGLTLLIGVVWAIVRRYVQRPYRIRIKTKPEHAVILGVFFVLAVTGFTTEMFRIALEGSPTYERWSFVGYPLAALVENNANLAGWHQSQWIIHVASFFAFLVILPVTMLRHMFTSPLNMYLKDRERPKGAMKAMPNLMETELESFGAATVEDFTWKQLLDTDACTMCGRCTSVCPAQATGKPLDPREIVLKTGEVMAATGSPEVSPPIGVDSEITIGADSLFERITPEEVWACTSCKACDEICPVNIEILDKILDMRRYLSLMESNFPTELGSAYRGMENSGNPWGMSQTERADWAKGLDGVEVLEPTDAFEHEYLYWVGCAGSFDDKNRKVSQAMAKLMQRAGVDFAILGPSEMCTGDPARRSGNEYIFQMLAMQNVETLDGMGVKKIITQCPHCFNTLMNEYPQLGGHYEVVHHSQFLEWLIDTGKLDMSTARLDERVVYHDSCYLGRHNDVYMSPRNVIGSLGGIRIVEAERNGTTGMCCGAGGARMWMEETIGTKVNDDRSEELIATGASRIATACPFCYIMIDDGVKGAGKDEDEVQVGDIAMHLLEAIETGEKLGGLVAEEAEN, encoded by the coding sequence ATGAGCACCGCCACCGACACCTCACCGGAGGAGACGGCGAAGCGCCGGATCCGTCCCCACCAGATCGTCATCGGAATCGGAGTCGCGATCGCGGCGGTCACCGTGCTGTCGGGCATCGCGTCGGTCGTCTTCGACTTCAGCGACGACTCCGAGATCCAGCGCCAGGTCTTCATCAACGTCCCCGACGGGGTGAAGCTCGCGTTCTACACGCTGGTGCCGGTCCTGTTGGTCTACGGAGCGGTCCTGTTCTCGCAGCGGACGAAGAACTGGGAGCGGGGCGCCCCCGACAAGCGGGCGACCACCAAGGCCAACATCGGGCAGCGCCTCAAGGACTTCCGCGCCGGTGTCTACATGCAGACCCTGCTGCGCGACCCGGCAGCGGGGATCATGCACTCGCTCATCTACTTCAGCTTCCTGGTGCTGCTGGCGGTCACCGCCACCCTCGAGATCAACTATCAGGCCCCCGACAGCCTCAAGTTCCTGCACGGCACCGTCTACCAGGCGTACTCCTTCGTCGGCGACGCCGCCGGGCTCACGCTGCTCATCGGTGTCGTCTGGGCGATCGTCCGCCGGTACGTGCAGCGCCCCTACCGCATCCGCATCAAGACCAAGCCCGAGCACGCGGTGATCCTCGGCGTGTTCTTCGTGCTGGCGGTCACCGGCTTCACCACCGAGATGTTCCGCATCGCCCTCGAGGGCTCCCCCACCTACGAGCGCTGGTCGTTCGTCGGCTACCCGCTCGCGGCCCTGGTCGAGAACAACGCCAACCTGGCCGGCTGGCACCAGTCGCAGTGGATCATCCACGTGGCGTCGTTCTTCGCCTTCCTCGTGATCCTCCCGGTCACGATGCTGCGCCACATGTTCACCTCGCCGCTGAACATGTACCTCAAGGACCGCGAGCGGCCCAAGGGCGCCATGAAGGCCATGCCCAACCTCATGGAGACCGAGCTCGAGAGCTTCGGTGCCGCCACCGTCGAGGACTTCACCTGGAAGCAGCTCCTCGACACCGACGCCTGCACCATGTGCGGGCGCTGCACCTCGGTGTGCCCCGCCCAGGCCACCGGCAAGCCGCTCGACCCCCGCGAGATCGTCCTCAAGACCGGTGAGGTCATGGCCGCCACCGGCTCGCCCGAGGTGTCGCCCCCGATCGGTGTCGACAGCGAGATCACGATCGGAGCCGACTCGCTGTTCGAGCGCATCACCCCCGAAGAGGTGTGGGCGTGCACCAGCTGCAAGGCCTGCGACGAGATCTGCCCGGTCAACATCGAGATCCTCGACAAGATCCTCGACATGCGCCGCTACCTCTCGCTCATGGAGTCCAACTTCCCCACCGAGCTGGGCTCGGCCTACCGGGGCATGGAGAACTCGGGCAACCCGTGGGGCATGAGCCAGACCGAACGGGCCGACTGGGCCAAGGGCCTCGACGGGGTCGAGGTCCTCGAGCCGACCGACGCCTTCGAGCACGAGTACCTCTACTGGGTCGGCTGCGCCGGATCGTTCGACGACAAGAACCGCAAGGTGTCCCAGGCGATGGCCAAGCTCATGCAGCGGGCCGGCGTCGACTTCGCCATCCTCGGCCCTTCCGAGATGTGCACCGGCGATCCCGCCCGCCGATCGGGCAACGAGTACATCTTCCAGATGCTGGCCATGCAGAACGTCGAGACCCTCGACGGCATGGGCGTGAAGAAGATCATCACCCAGTGCCCGCACTGCTTCAACACCCTCATGAACGAGTACCCCCAGCTCGGTGGCCACTACGAGGTCGTGCACCACAGCCAGTTCCTCGAGTGGCTCATCGACACCGGCAAGCTCGACATGTCCACCGCCCGCCTCGACGAGCGGGTCGTCTACCACGACTCCTGCTACCTCGGCCGCCACAACGATGTCTACATGTCGCCCCGCAACGTCATCGGTTCGTTGGGCGGCATCCGCATCGTCGAAGCCGAGCGCAACGGCACCACGGGCATGTGCTGCGGCGCCGGCGGCGCCCGCATGTGGATGGAGGAGACGATCGGCACCAAGGTCAACGACGACCGGTCCGAGGAGCTCATCGCCACCGGCGCCAGCCGCATCGCCACCGCCTGCCCGTTCTGCTACATCATGATCGACGACGGCGTGAAGGGCGCCGGAAAGGACGAGGACGAGGTGCAGGTCGGCGACATCGCCATGCACCTGTTGGAAGCGATCGAGACGGGC
- a CDS encoding P-II family nitrogen regulator, whose product MQLITAIIKPHMLDEVKTALRTAGVQGITVSEVKGFGRQGGHTETYRGAEYKVDFVPKVKLEIVVDDPVVDSVVTAITDAARTDKIGDGKIWVTPVGSLVRIRTGEMGVDAV is encoded by the coding sequence ATGCAACTCATCACCGCAATCATCAAACCCCACATGCTCGACGAGGTGAAGACCGCTCTCCGTACCGCCGGAGTGCAAGGGATCACCGTGAGCGAGGTGAAGGGGTTCGGCCGCCAGGGCGGCCACACCGAGACCTATCGAGGTGCGGAGTACAAGGTCGACTTCGTGCCCAAGGTCAAGCTCGAGATCGTCGTCGACGATCCGGTCGTCGACTCGGTGGTCACCGCCATCACCGACGCCGCCCGGACCGACAAGATCGGCGACGGCAAGATCTGGGTCACCCCCGTCGGATCGCTCGTGCGGATCCGCACGGGAGAGATGGGGGTCGACGCGGTCTAG
- the amt gene encoding ammonium transporter has product MRPKLLAGMGVVGAALLLTASPAFAQEAGDIPLDDTQMILDNIFVFICAVLVIFMQAGFALVEAGLTSAKNVGSILMKNMMDFCLGVLLFGLVGYHIAYSGASFLGFEWLWGSYSAPGTTEYSLMLPVDFLFQAAFAAVAATIVSGALAGRVKFSGYLIYTAVITAVIYPVVVNWQWGGGWLAEQGFEDFAGSTIVHSVGGWAALAAVIFCGPRLGKYGPDGKPRAIPGHNLVLAITGVFILFVGWFGFNPGSELAADVEVPRIAVNTMMAAAGGGFTALLTSWFVFKKPDVSMVGNGILAGLVAITAGAGALDGWMSTVAGLIGGVIVVFSVLGFEKIKIDDPVGAISVHGVVGAWGTIAVGLFANPNASFLGGGEGPEGLFFGGGVDLLVTQIVGVVAVFAFVMITAGVLFAALKAAGVLRVAPEHEIEGIDVTEFGAPGYGPDVLASLTSPSAP; this is encoded by the coding sequence ATGAGACCGAAACTGTTGGCGGGGATGGGAGTGGTGGGCGCTGCCCTGCTGCTCACTGCATCCCCGGCATTTGCCCAAGAGGCAGGTGACATTCCGCTCGACGACACCCAGATGATTCTCGACAACATCTTCGTGTTCATCTGCGCGGTGCTCGTCATCTTCATGCAGGCCGGCTTCGCGCTGGTCGAGGCTGGCCTCACATCGGCCAAGAACGTTGGCTCGATCCTCATGAAGAACATGATGGACTTCTGCCTGGGAGTCCTGCTGTTCGGACTGGTCGGCTATCACATCGCCTACAGCGGAGCGAGCTTCCTCGGCTTCGAATGGTTGTGGGGCAGCTACTCGGCACCGGGCACCACCGAGTACTCGCTGATGCTGCCGGTCGACTTCCTGTTCCAGGCCGCGTTCGCGGCGGTGGCTGCCACGATCGTCTCCGGTGCACTCGCCGGGCGCGTGAAGTTCAGCGGCTATCTCATCTACACCGCGGTGATCACCGCGGTGATCTACCCCGTCGTCGTCAACTGGCAGTGGGGCGGCGGCTGGCTCGCCGAGCAGGGCTTCGAGGACTTCGCCGGTTCGACCATCGTCCACTCGGTCGGTGGCTGGGCGGCGCTGGCCGCGGTGATCTTCTGTGGTCCACGGCTCGGCAAGTACGGGCCCGACGGCAAGCCGCGGGCCATCCCCGGCCACAACCTCGTGCTGGCCATCACCGGTGTGTTCATCCTCTTCGTCGGCTGGTTCGGCTTCAACCCCGGTTCCGAGCTTGCGGCCGATGTCGAGGTGCCCCGCATCGCCGTCAACACGATGATGGCTGCCGCCGGCGGTGGGTTCACCGCCTTGCTCACCAGCTGGTTCGTGTTCAAGAAGCCCGATGTCTCGATGGTCGGCAACGGCATTCTCGCCGGTCTGGTGGCCATCACCGCTGGTGCCGGTGCGCTCGACGGTTGGATGTCGACCGTCGCCGGTCTCATCGGTGGCGTGATCGTGGTCTTCTCGGTGCTCGGCTTCGAGAAGATCAAGATCGACGACCCGGTCGGTGCGATCTCGGTCCACGGCGTCGTCGGCGCCTGGGGCACGATCGCTGTCGGCCTGTTCGCCAACCCCAACGCCTCGTTCCTCGGTGGGGGCGAGGGGCCCGAGGGCCTGTTCTTCGGCGGTGGTGTCGACCTGCTCGTCACCCAGATCGTCGGCGTGGTCGCAGTCTTCGCCTTCGTCATGATCACCGCCGGTGTCCTCTTCGCCGCTCTCAAGGCTGCGGGTGTGCTCCGGGTGGCGCCCGAGCACGAGATCGAGGGCATCGACGTCACCGAGTTTGGTGCGCCGGGCTACGGTCCCGACGTGCTCGCCTCCCTCACCAGCCCGTCGGCACCGTAG